From the genome of Deltaproteobacteria bacterium:
TAAGGACTTGATATTTTTCTTAGATGATCCCACGAGGAAAATTATATTAAGTAGAACATTACTAGATTGCTCTACCATTGAAGAGTTAAAGAGTAATATCGAAGCTAGCAAATAATTGCAATTATTTATCTTCAGCCAGTTTAATCGTTAACTAAAATTATTTCACTCTAGCTTACAATCATCACAATCGTCGCTATTGTAAGTGTGGCTAGCGAAATATTAATAACCCGAAACATGCGTGGGCTTTTCATTACATGTTGCAGTATATTACCTGCAGCAGCCCACAAGCTTATTGTGCATAAGCAAACAATATTAAATGTAAATATAATTGCAATTATAGATACAATATAATTATTATCTTTTTCAGCAAAAAAAGATACCGTTGAAAAAGCAATCACCAGTCCTTTGGGGTTGAGAATAGGTATAGCCCAACAAACTAATGAACTACGTGAGTTAGTGTTACGACACTTTCCACCTGGTACGCGCGTGACTGCACCAAAGGGCGGCTTTTTTCTTTGGATTGAATATAATAGCAAAATTGATGCTATTGAGCTTTTTAAAAAAGCCATAGTCCATAAAATTAGCATTTCACCTGGACCAGCATTTACTATTGAAGATAAGTTTCATAATGCCATTCGTCTTTGTAGTGGCATACCTATTGATAAGCGAGTAATTAGGGCAATACGACAATTAGGAGAATGGTTAAAATGAAGCCAAGCAATGCTAATGACTCTCATATTAACGAACATTGGTTAACATCATTAATGCAAATGCGAGCAAAGGATAATTTATTATTACAGCAACGCCATATTAATCCCAGCTTAAAAGAACTTCATAGTATCGTTGGTTTTAATCGAAGTTTTGTCAAAGCCTCCGGTAGCACACTTACAGATGATAAAGGCATTAACTATCATGATTTTCTTAGCGGCTTTGGGGTACATAATATTGGTCATAACCATCCACAAGTTATCTCTGCATTAAACGAAATATTAGCGACATTTTCGCCTTCATTTTGCCAAATTAGTAGTGAGTTATTAGTTGGTTTAGCGGCCGAGCATCTTAGCCAACATTTGCCAAAAGACATAACCCGAATTTTCTTTTGTAATAGCGGTAGCGAAGCCATAGATGCAGCAATAAAGCTTGCAAGAGCAGCCACCAAAAAAAAGCGCATAGTCTACTGCAGCGGCGCTTATCACGGCACCACTTTAGGGGCTTTAAGTGTTACGGATAATCGTCGCTTACGCCGTCGTTTTGGACCTTTAATACCAGGGGTGATCTGCATTCCATTTGGTAACATTGAGGCGCTTGAACATGTTTTGATGAACAAAGATATTGCCGCCTTGATTATTGAACCAATTTTAGCAGAAGGCGGCGTAATAATGCCGCCAAAAGGTTTTTTAACTAACGCTACCGCTCTTTGCAAAGCTAATGAATGTCT
Proteins encoded in this window:
- a CDS encoding aspartate aminotransferase family protein, producing MKPSNANDSHINEHWLTSLMQMRAKDNLLLQQRHINPSLKELHSIVGFNRSFVKASGSTLTDDKGINYHDFLSGFGVHNIGHNHPQVISALNEILATFSPSFCQISSELLVGLAAEHLSQHLPKDITRIFFCNSGSEAIDAAIKLARAATKKKRIVYCSGAYHGTTLGALSVTDNRRLRRRFGPLIPGVICIPFGNIEALEHVLMNKDIAALIIEPILAEGGVIMPPKGFLTNATALCKANECLIIADEIQCGMGRTGSFLACNRFDFTPDIITLAKALGGGLMPVGAMATRSDIFNRAYGSLRTCLDHTTTFSGGPLAMAAVIATLKVLDDEKLTYNAQEQGTYLKNKLNALRNRHPQIVEIRGTGLMMGVQFADVSHGVFAKLFLGEIGKASAGLFAQYIALRLIEEHHIITQVAANDPSVLKIMPPLAINQQQCDEFIKALDSVLSEGGHTKAWKYLIANYRKATTTPRRTH